One window of the Perca flavescens isolate YP-PL-M2 chromosome 16, PFLA_1.0, whole genome shotgun sequence genome contains the following:
- the LOC114571532 gene encoding homeodomain-interacting protein kinase 1-like isoform X1: MFLFPDTLQLPRQYEFLQDLGEGGFGKVVKCWNKDTKQTVAVKIPKFSYYDSKEVSILKTLMRLNLDENNIVTFFGWFHTSFGRALVLEMLDISIQDYILKTHHAPMRLRDVSTVIQQLARALDALKSIGVIHADVKPDNIMLVDHRRRPFAVKLIDFGLAMPRSEARQGVTLQTLCFRSPEIVLGLPFSEAIDMWSLGCVMAKMAHGCLLFSGETEYEALQYIAELLGPLAERLLNNGQKTQRYFTRTESNSWRFKTQQEYWGESHSRKYSRGVYPSLDELKQLRLERKNKSEAVEREQCIELLEAMLKLDEMERITPREVLTHPFIAKGYHCSHLQTERNKTSAVKVTDSDSTTWIYDIRTQKKEKKNGIFISWMKNTFGSCCIFLFLA; this comes from the exons ATGTTTCTTTTCCCGGACACTCTGCAGCTGCCCCGCCAGTACGAGTTCCTGCAGGATCTGGGAGAGGGCGGCTTCGGGAAGGTGGTGAAATGTTGGAACAAGGACACCAAACAAACCGTGGCTGTAAAGATCCCCAAATTCTCATACTATGACAGCAAGGAG GTTTCCATTTTGAAAACGTTGATGCGCCTAAACCTCGACGAGAACAACATAGTCACGTTCTTCGGGTGGTTCCACACGAGTTTTGGGCGGGCGCTGGTGTTGGAGATGCTGGACATCAGCATACAGGACTATATCCTAAAGACCCACCACGCCCCGATGCGTCTCAGGGACGTCAGCACCGTCATCCAGCAG CTGGCCAGAGCGTTGGATGCGCTGAAGAGCATCGGCGTGATCCACGCGGACGTGAAACCGGACAACATCATGCTGGTGGATCACCGGCGACGACCCTTCGCAGTCAAGCTCATAGACTTCGGCTTGGCCATGCCGAGGTCTGAAGCCAGGCAAGGCGTGACTCTGCAAACTCTTTGCTTCAG ATCTCCAGAAATAGTTTTGGGCCTTCCTTTTTCCGAGGCGATTGATATGTGGTCACTGGGTTGCGTGATGGCAAAGATGGCGCATGGCTGTCTCCTGTTCTCAGGAGAAACTGAGTATGAAGCT CTGCAGTACATCGCTGAACTCCTGGGTCCGCTGGCGGAGCGTCTTCTTAACAACGGACAAAAAACACAGCGGTATTTCACCAGGACTGAGTCTAACAGCTGGAGGTTCAAG ACACAACAGGAGTACTGGGGAGAATCCCATAGCAGGAAGTACAGCAGAGGCGTTTATCCCTCTCTGGATGAACTGAAACAG CTGCGTCTGGAGAGGAAGAACAAGTCTGAGGCTGTCGAGCGAGAGCAGTGTATTGAACTCCTGGAGGCCATGCTGAAACTGGACGAGATGGAGAGGATCACTCCCAGAGAAGTCCTCACTCATCCATTCATCGCCAAGGGTTACCACTGCTCcca tctgcAGACTGAGCGGAACAAGACGTCCGCAGTAAAAGTGACCGACAGCGACTCAACAACCTGGATAT ATGACATAAGGACccagaagaaggagaagaagaacggtATCTTCATCTCTTGGATGAAGAACACCTTTGGCTCATGCTGCATCTTTCTGTTTTTAGCGTGA
- the LOC114571532 gene encoding homeodomain-interacting protein kinase 1-like isoform X2 produces the protein MFLFPDTLQLPRQYEFLQDLGEGGFGKVVKCWNKDTKQTVAVKIPKFSYYDSKEVSILKTLMRLNLDENNIVTFFGWFHTSFGRALVLEMLDISIQDYILKTHHAPMRLRDVSTVIQQLARALDALKSIGVIHADVKPDNIMLVDHRRRPFAVKLIDFGLAMPRSEARQGVTLQTLCFRSPEIVLGLPFSEAIDMWSLGCVMAKMAHGCLLFSGETEYEALQYIAELLGPLAERLLNNGQKTQRYFTRTESNSWRFKLRLERKNKSEAVEREQCIELLEAMLKLDEMERITPREVLTHPFIAKGYHCSHLQTERNKTSAVKVTDSDSTTWIYDIRTQKKEKKNGIFISWMKNTFGSCCIFLFLA, from the exons ATGTTTCTTTTCCCGGACACTCTGCAGCTGCCCCGCCAGTACGAGTTCCTGCAGGATCTGGGAGAGGGCGGCTTCGGGAAGGTGGTGAAATGTTGGAACAAGGACACCAAACAAACCGTGGCTGTAAAGATCCCCAAATTCTCATACTATGACAGCAAGGAG GTTTCCATTTTGAAAACGTTGATGCGCCTAAACCTCGACGAGAACAACATAGTCACGTTCTTCGGGTGGTTCCACACGAGTTTTGGGCGGGCGCTGGTGTTGGAGATGCTGGACATCAGCATACAGGACTATATCCTAAAGACCCACCACGCCCCGATGCGTCTCAGGGACGTCAGCACCGTCATCCAGCAG CTGGCCAGAGCGTTGGATGCGCTGAAGAGCATCGGCGTGATCCACGCGGACGTGAAACCGGACAACATCATGCTGGTGGATCACCGGCGACGACCCTTCGCAGTCAAGCTCATAGACTTCGGCTTGGCCATGCCGAGGTCTGAAGCCAGGCAAGGCGTGACTCTGCAAACTCTTTGCTTCAG ATCTCCAGAAATAGTTTTGGGCCTTCCTTTTTCCGAGGCGATTGATATGTGGTCACTGGGTTGCGTGATGGCAAAGATGGCGCATGGCTGTCTCCTGTTCTCAGGAGAAACTGAGTATGAAGCT CTGCAGTACATCGCTGAACTCCTGGGTCCGCTGGCGGAGCGTCTTCTTAACAACGGACAAAAAACACAGCGGTATTTCACCAGGACTGAGTCTAACAGCTGGAGGTTCAAG CTGCGTCTGGAGAGGAAGAACAAGTCTGAGGCTGTCGAGCGAGAGCAGTGTATTGAACTCCTGGAGGCCATGCTGAAACTGGACGAGATGGAGAGGATCACTCCCAGAGAAGTCCTCACTCATCCATTCATCGCCAAGGGTTACCACTGCTCcca tctgcAGACTGAGCGGAACAAGACGTCCGCAGTAAAAGTGACCGACAGCGACTCAACAACCTGGATAT ATGACATAAGGACccagaagaaggagaagaagaacggtATCTTCATCTCTTGGATGAAGAACACCTTTGGCTCATGCTGCATCTTTCTGTTTTTAGCGTGA